The Salvia splendens isolate huo1 chromosome 21, SspV2, whole genome shotgun sequence genome includes a window with the following:
- the LOC121784481 gene encoding sodium/calcium exchanger NCL2-like isoform X3 → MTSSSNHLIPYLLLLPLFLSAAAGVRFWPQTDALGEDSSSSPIIRMKTTDEYRSEDMICRQLYGFLPCSESVGGHLFLILVYEYLLFHGESYVASGGERIFKILGPGAFGASAFQLIGSLPEALILLGYGVLTDSDTSYTARIMLLSVVPLTLVQLPGIFGFSPSLKRQFLLALLLLSIIFLISYFFYQFFQPWIQRRRLLYIKHEHLVVDILKHVQNQTQGSLLTDNGSPNVSTIRRLFDERDEDKDRVISFHELKEFLKEIKFRKINSDNESKTAEIMAEFDMDKDEIITMDEFVNGMVKWLEDTKDAMSKRYQSVKSLKDMYQVLRPWIQKKREEREMMRHLIPDILEHLQNSFYGNLLSEDGAPDLPAIKRLFNDIDLDKDNCISYSELKELISSMKSGIIPYNPSTAAAKIMEELDVNADQLISEEEFVAGLSKWLNTIYKHKSAQTQNQDYQKTWEQTDKLIEDKFIDKSPLAWGKAIALLLLGIVMLGLLAEPLIGSVRDFSSSANLSSFFVAFVFVPLASNARLAVSAIAEAREKKLKTNSLTLSEIYGTAFMNNVLGLTVLLSLIYFRGITWDFSTEIVMVLAVSAIMGCLASFSTVFPVWTAFFAYMLYPLSLILVYVLGKFDWLY, encoded by the exons ATGACAAGTAGTAGCAACCATTTAATTCCATACCTCCTACTTCTCCCACTATTCCTCTCGGCGGCGGCTGGGGTACGGTTCTGGCCGCAAACTGATGCGTTGGGCGAGGACAGCTCGTCTTCTCCGATCATACGGATGAAAACGACGGACGAATATAGGTCTGAAGATATGATCTGCAGACAATTATACGGGTTCCTACCGTGCTCGGAGAGCGTGGGAGGGCATCTGTTCTTGATTTTGGTGTATGAATATCTTCTGTTTCATGGAGAATCATACGTTGCTTCGGGTGGAGAGAGGATTTTCAAGATTTTGGGGCCTGGTGCGTTTGGCGCTAGTGCTTTTCAGCTCATTGGGTCCCTCCCGGAAGCCCTCATTCTTCTCG GCTACGGTGTGTTAACAGATTCAGACACGAGTTATACTGCCAGGATAATGCTGCTTTCTGTGGTACCACTCACATTGGTCCAACTACCTGGAATTTTCGGATTTTCTCCTTCACTAAAACGCCAGTTTTTGCTAGcacttcttcttctctctatcATTTTTCTCATATCTTACTTCTTTTATCAG TTTTTTCAACCTTGGATTCAGAGGCGACGCTTGCTCTACATAAAGCACGAGCATTTAGTCGTTGACATACTAAAACACGTGCAAAATCAGACGCAGGGAAGCCTCCTAACCGACAACGGTTCGCCAAATGTATCCACCATCAGAAG gctatttgatgagAGAGATGAAGACAAAGACAGGGTGATCTCATTCCATGAGCTGAAGGAGTTTCTGAAAGAAATCAAGTTCAGAAAAATAAATTCGGACAACGAGTCAAAGACGGCTGAGATTATGGCGGAGTTCGACATGGACAAGGATGAGATAATAACGATGGATGAGTTCGTGAACGGTATGGTCAAATGGCTGGAGGATACAAAGGATGCAATGAGCAAGAGATATCAGTCTGTTAAATCACTAAAGGACATGTACCAG GTTCTTAGACCATGGATTCAGAAGAAAagggaagagagagaaatgatGCGGCATCTGATCCCAGATATCTTGGAGCATCTCCAAAATTCTTTTTATGGAAACCTTTTGTCAGAGGATGGTGCTCCTGATCTCCCTGCTATAAAAAG ATTGTTCAACGACATCGATCTAGATAAGGACAACTGCATATCATATTCGGAGTTGAAGGAGCTGATATCCAGCATGAAATCCGGTATAATCCCCTACAACCCCAGCACTGCCGCCGCAAAGATAATGGAAGAGCTCGATGTTAACGCCGATCAGCTCATCAGCGAGGAGGAGTTCGTCGCAGGATTGTCCAAATGGCTCAACACAATCTACAAGCACAAATCTGCCCAAACCCAAAACCAAGACTATCAA AAAACATGGGAGCAGACAGACAAGCTGATCGAGGACAAGTTCATCGACAAGTCGCCCCTAGCATGGGGGAAAGCTATAGCTCTACTACTTCTTGGGATCGTTATGCTAGGCCTTCTGGCCGAGCCGCTCATAGGCAGTGTCCGCGACTTCTCCTCCTCTGCAAACCTATCCTCCTTCTTTGTTGCATTCGTCTTCGTGCCTTTGGCATCAAATGCAAGACTAGCAGTGTCTGCTATCGCAGAAGCACGCGAGAAGAAACTCAAGACTAATTCTCTTACACTATCCGAG ATATATGGTACGGCTTTCATGAACAACGTTCTGGGCCTGACTGTTCTTCTGTCCCTGATCTATTTTCGCGGAATAACGTGGGATTTTTCGACTGAGATTGTAATGGTTTTAGCTGTATCTGCCATAATGGGATGCCTTGCAAGCTTCAGCACTGTTTTCCCCGTTTGGACAGCCTTCTTTGCTTATATGCTCTATCCACTGTCATTGATTCTTGTCTATGTTCTTGGAAAATTTGATTGGTTGTACTGA
- the LOC121784481 gene encoding sodium/calcium exchanger NCL2-like isoform X1, whose amino-acid sequence MTSSSNHLIPYLLLLPLFLSAAAGVRFWPQTDALGEDSSSSPIIRMKTTDEYRSEDMICRQLYGFLPCSESVGGHLFLILVYEYLLFHGESYVASGGERIFKILGPGAFGASAFQLIGSLPEALILLASGLWSNDETAKECMVTGIGLLAGSTILLLTLLWGTCILLGAHNFHSHAHTNQNRLERFLFSLWPGLQIFKCYGVLTDSDTSYTARIMLLSVVPLTLVQLPGIFGFSPSLKRQFLLALLLLSIIFLISYFFYQFFQPWIQRRRLLYIKHEHLVVDILKHVQNQTQGSLLTDNGSPNVSTIRRLFDERDEDKDRVISFHELKEFLKEIKFRKINSDNESKTAEIMAEFDMDKDEIITMDEFVNGMVKWLEDTKDAMSKRYQSVKSLKDMYQVLRPWIQKKREEREMMRHLIPDILEHLQNSFYGNLLSEDGAPDLPAIKRLFNDIDLDKDNCISYSELKELISSMKSGIIPYNPSTAAAKIMEELDVNADQLISEEEFVAGLSKWLNTIYKHKSAQTQNQDYQKTWEQTDKLIEDKFIDKSPLAWGKAIALLLLGIVMLGLLAEPLIGSVRDFSSSANLSSFFVAFVFVPLASNARLAVSAIAEAREKKLKTNSLTLSEIYGTAFMNNVLGLTVLLSLIYFRGITWDFSTEIVMVLAVSAIMGCLASFSTVFPVWTAFFAYMLYPLSLILVYVLGKFDWLY is encoded by the exons ATGACAAGTAGTAGCAACCATTTAATTCCATACCTCCTACTTCTCCCACTATTCCTCTCGGCGGCGGCTGGGGTACGGTTCTGGCCGCAAACTGATGCGTTGGGCGAGGACAGCTCGTCTTCTCCGATCATACGGATGAAAACGACGGACGAATATAGGTCTGAAGATATGATCTGCAGACAATTATACGGGTTCCTACCGTGCTCGGAGAGCGTGGGAGGGCATCTGTTCTTGATTTTGGTGTATGAATATCTTCTGTTTCATGGAGAATCATACGTTGCTTCGGGTGGAGAGAGGATTTTCAAGATTTTGGGGCCTGGTGCGTTTGGCGCTAGTGCTTTTCAGCTCATTGGGTCCCTCCCGGAAGCCCTCATTCTTCTCG CTTCGGGGTTATGGAGCAACGACGAAACGGCAAAAGAATGCATGGTGACTGGAATCGGGCTTCTCGCCGGTTCGACAATCTTGCTCCTGACACTCCTCTGGGGCACTTGCATTCTCCTCGGCGCCCATAATTTCCATTCTCACGCCCACACCAACCAAAACCGTCTTGAAAGATTCTTGTTTTCACTCTGGCCAGGTCtgcaaatatttaaat GCTACGGTGTGTTAACAGATTCAGACACGAGTTATACTGCCAGGATAATGCTGCTTTCTGTGGTACCACTCACATTGGTCCAACTACCTGGAATTTTCGGATTTTCTCCTTCACTAAAACGCCAGTTTTTGCTAGcacttcttcttctctctatcATTTTTCTCATATCTTACTTCTTTTATCAG TTTTTTCAACCTTGGATTCAGAGGCGACGCTTGCTCTACATAAAGCACGAGCATTTAGTCGTTGACATACTAAAACACGTGCAAAATCAGACGCAGGGAAGCCTCCTAACCGACAACGGTTCGCCAAATGTATCCACCATCAGAAG gctatttgatgagAGAGATGAAGACAAAGACAGGGTGATCTCATTCCATGAGCTGAAGGAGTTTCTGAAAGAAATCAAGTTCAGAAAAATAAATTCGGACAACGAGTCAAAGACGGCTGAGATTATGGCGGAGTTCGACATGGACAAGGATGAGATAATAACGATGGATGAGTTCGTGAACGGTATGGTCAAATGGCTGGAGGATACAAAGGATGCAATGAGCAAGAGATATCAGTCTGTTAAATCACTAAAGGACATGTACCAG GTTCTTAGACCATGGATTCAGAAGAAAagggaagagagagaaatgatGCGGCATCTGATCCCAGATATCTTGGAGCATCTCCAAAATTCTTTTTATGGAAACCTTTTGTCAGAGGATGGTGCTCCTGATCTCCCTGCTATAAAAAG ATTGTTCAACGACATCGATCTAGATAAGGACAACTGCATATCATATTCGGAGTTGAAGGAGCTGATATCCAGCATGAAATCCGGTATAATCCCCTACAACCCCAGCACTGCCGCCGCAAAGATAATGGAAGAGCTCGATGTTAACGCCGATCAGCTCATCAGCGAGGAGGAGTTCGTCGCAGGATTGTCCAAATGGCTCAACACAATCTACAAGCACAAATCTGCCCAAACCCAAAACCAAGACTATCAA AAAACATGGGAGCAGACAGACAAGCTGATCGAGGACAAGTTCATCGACAAGTCGCCCCTAGCATGGGGGAAAGCTATAGCTCTACTACTTCTTGGGATCGTTATGCTAGGCCTTCTGGCCGAGCCGCTCATAGGCAGTGTCCGCGACTTCTCCTCCTCTGCAAACCTATCCTCCTTCTTTGTTGCATTCGTCTTCGTGCCTTTGGCATCAAATGCAAGACTAGCAGTGTCTGCTATCGCAGAAGCACGCGAGAAGAAACTCAAGACTAATTCTCTTACACTATCCGAG ATATATGGTACGGCTTTCATGAACAACGTTCTGGGCCTGACTGTTCTTCTGTCCCTGATCTATTTTCGCGGAATAACGTGGGATTTTTCGACTGAGATTGTAATGGTTTTAGCTGTATCTGCCATAATGGGATGCCTTGCAAGCTTCAGCACTGTTTTCCCCGTTTGGACAGCCTTCTTTGCTTATATGCTCTATCCACTGTCATTGATTCTTGTCTATGTTCTTGGAAAATTTGATTGGTTGTACTGA
- the LOC121784481 gene encoding sodium/calcium exchanger NCL2-like isoform X2: MTSSSNHLIPYLLLLPLFLSAAAGVRFWPQTDALGEDSSSSPIIRMKTTDEYRSEDMICRQLYGFLPCSESVGGHLFLILVYEYLLFHGESYVASGGERIFKILGPGAFGASAFQLIGSLPEALILLASGLWSNDETAKECMVTGIGLLAGSTILLLTLLWGTCILLGAHNFHSHAHTNQNRLERFLFSLWPGYGVLTDSDTSYTARIMLLSVVPLTLVQLPGIFGFSPSLKRQFLLALLLLSIIFLISYFFYQFFQPWIQRRRLLYIKHEHLVVDILKHVQNQTQGSLLTDNGSPNVSTIRRLFDERDEDKDRVISFHELKEFLKEIKFRKINSDNESKTAEIMAEFDMDKDEIITMDEFVNGMVKWLEDTKDAMSKRYQSVKSLKDMYQVLRPWIQKKREEREMMRHLIPDILEHLQNSFYGNLLSEDGAPDLPAIKRLFNDIDLDKDNCISYSELKELISSMKSGIIPYNPSTAAAKIMEELDVNADQLISEEEFVAGLSKWLNTIYKHKSAQTQNQDYQKTWEQTDKLIEDKFIDKSPLAWGKAIALLLLGIVMLGLLAEPLIGSVRDFSSSANLSSFFVAFVFVPLASNARLAVSAIAEAREKKLKTNSLTLSEIYGTAFMNNVLGLTVLLSLIYFRGITWDFSTEIVMVLAVSAIMGCLASFSTVFPVWTAFFAYMLYPLSLILVYVLGKFDWLY; the protein is encoded by the exons ATGACAAGTAGTAGCAACCATTTAATTCCATACCTCCTACTTCTCCCACTATTCCTCTCGGCGGCGGCTGGGGTACGGTTCTGGCCGCAAACTGATGCGTTGGGCGAGGACAGCTCGTCTTCTCCGATCATACGGATGAAAACGACGGACGAATATAGGTCTGAAGATATGATCTGCAGACAATTATACGGGTTCCTACCGTGCTCGGAGAGCGTGGGAGGGCATCTGTTCTTGATTTTGGTGTATGAATATCTTCTGTTTCATGGAGAATCATACGTTGCTTCGGGTGGAGAGAGGATTTTCAAGATTTTGGGGCCTGGTGCGTTTGGCGCTAGTGCTTTTCAGCTCATTGGGTCCCTCCCGGAAGCCCTCATTCTTCTCG CTTCGGGGTTATGGAGCAACGACGAAACGGCAAAAGAATGCATGGTGACTGGAATCGGGCTTCTCGCCGGTTCGACAATCTTGCTCCTGACACTCCTCTGGGGCACTTGCATTCTCCTCGGCGCCCATAATTTCCATTCTCACGCCCACACCAACCAAAACCGTCTTGAAAGATTCTTGTTTTCACTCTGGCCAG GCTACGGTGTGTTAACAGATTCAGACACGAGTTATACTGCCAGGATAATGCTGCTTTCTGTGGTACCACTCACATTGGTCCAACTACCTGGAATTTTCGGATTTTCTCCTTCACTAAAACGCCAGTTTTTGCTAGcacttcttcttctctctatcATTTTTCTCATATCTTACTTCTTTTATCAG TTTTTTCAACCTTGGATTCAGAGGCGACGCTTGCTCTACATAAAGCACGAGCATTTAGTCGTTGACATACTAAAACACGTGCAAAATCAGACGCAGGGAAGCCTCCTAACCGACAACGGTTCGCCAAATGTATCCACCATCAGAAG gctatttgatgagAGAGATGAAGACAAAGACAGGGTGATCTCATTCCATGAGCTGAAGGAGTTTCTGAAAGAAATCAAGTTCAGAAAAATAAATTCGGACAACGAGTCAAAGACGGCTGAGATTATGGCGGAGTTCGACATGGACAAGGATGAGATAATAACGATGGATGAGTTCGTGAACGGTATGGTCAAATGGCTGGAGGATACAAAGGATGCAATGAGCAAGAGATATCAGTCTGTTAAATCACTAAAGGACATGTACCAG GTTCTTAGACCATGGATTCAGAAGAAAagggaagagagagaaatgatGCGGCATCTGATCCCAGATATCTTGGAGCATCTCCAAAATTCTTTTTATGGAAACCTTTTGTCAGAGGATGGTGCTCCTGATCTCCCTGCTATAAAAAG ATTGTTCAACGACATCGATCTAGATAAGGACAACTGCATATCATATTCGGAGTTGAAGGAGCTGATATCCAGCATGAAATCCGGTATAATCCCCTACAACCCCAGCACTGCCGCCGCAAAGATAATGGAAGAGCTCGATGTTAACGCCGATCAGCTCATCAGCGAGGAGGAGTTCGTCGCAGGATTGTCCAAATGGCTCAACACAATCTACAAGCACAAATCTGCCCAAACCCAAAACCAAGACTATCAA AAAACATGGGAGCAGACAGACAAGCTGATCGAGGACAAGTTCATCGACAAGTCGCCCCTAGCATGGGGGAAAGCTATAGCTCTACTACTTCTTGGGATCGTTATGCTAGGCCTTCTGGCCGAGCCGCTCATAGGCAGTGTCCGCGACTTCTCCTCCTCTGCAAACCTATCCTCCTTCTTTGTTGCATTCGTCTTCGTGCCTTTGGCATCAAATGCAAGACTAGCAGTGTCTGCTATCGCAGAAGCACGCGAGAAGAAACTCAAGACTAATTCTCTTACACTATCCGAG ATATATGGTACGGCTTTCATGAACAACGTTCTGGGCCTGACTGTTCTTCTGTCCCTGATCTATTTTCGCGGAATAACGTGGGATTTTTCGACTGAGATTGTAATGGTTTTAGCTGTATCTGCCATAATGGGATGCCTTGCAAGCTTCAGCACTGTTTTCCCCGTTTGGACAGCCTTCTTTGCTTATATGCTCTATCCACTGTCATTGATTCTTGTCTATGTTCTTGGAAAATTTGATTGGTTGTACTGA